Within the Channa argus isolate prfri chromosome 12, Channa argus male v1.0, whole genome shotgun sequence genome, the region TGGTATAACTTACATTGTTAGGACGGCTGTGGTTCTAGGTAGATCTGACTGGCCACTGactgcagggtcagtggttcaatccttTCTACTACAGTCCACATGTCGTGTAATTTGGCCAATATCCTGTAAGTTGCACAATACTTGATACaactgaacaaaattaaaactgtgCACAATTCCACAATAAGGTCTAATGGTTACATTTATTCAGAGTGTCAGTCTAGTGATGTCTTTCCTAAATCAGCACTAAgactaagcttttttttttgtttgttttctgtagcGGTCTTCTGCGGATTTGGCCCTTCCTCCTTTTGTGTCCAGACAAATTAAATCATACTTCAATGGAAATGCTTTACTTTGCCTCTCCACTCTTCAGTGCTGAAGACTAAATCGGTTTGCCCTGGATGAAGTTTCCCAAAAGGTTGGTTTTCATTGACTTAAAGAACTttacatgtggacaaatgagcCAAACCTCAGTTATGTTCATAAATACAATAAGTGGGAACTAGGCCACACTGAGTTCATTCATGCCTGAACACAGTCAAAAGGTGCTTTACTTTGTGCTGGTGATGTTTATGCTGCAGTTTCACTCTGTCCCAAATGTTACATTATATCAACTACAAATGAGATGTGCCTGTGCCCTAAATGATCCAGGAGTGGACGGTTGTCACTGACAGAGGCCTTGACCTCAAAATGATCAATTCACATTTCCAAAGGCTAAGTTGTGCCATCAACCCCACACTTCTGTGAATTTTCCCCAGCACTGTGCATGCATGATAGTTTGTGTGGAATTTTCCTTTTAACATTCTAActtttgaatattgttttggttttcagtgTGATTTGAGTTTACCATGTCCTGCCACATCACCTATCCAAGCTGCTCAGCCTACAGGATCTTGGAGCACCCTGCCCCCTTAAATACAgcaggtaaagtcaaagttgtCTGAATGTTTGTAAGGCAAAACTTAGTTTAAGTACTACACTTAAATTTAGGAGCAGTTTGTTTGCTTGGTACATATAACATGATCAAGGATGAACCAACATGCTGCTCAGTCATGCTGGTAATGCCTTGCAGATGCATTCCAGCTTCTGGGTTGACTAAACACACCAGGTGCTAGTAATCAGCAGGATATATTGATAACTCAACAAAGTTATGAGCTTCCAACTTATGGTTAAGTTTCACTATTCGGTTACAGCTGAAGAATTGAGCAACCTGCatttaattaatcaaatttttttttttttttttaagaacaggATGAATCACCAGATGGATGGAGAGAGCATGATGTAGGTTTCAGGAGCTTGTCAAATCTACCCAGCAAGACAACTACTTCCACATCCTGTAAATCCCAATACAAGTTGACATTGGATGAGGACTTAAACTGACTAAACTTTCCTGGAATCTTAATACTAAATGGGCTACTTTCCAAGTTACATTTGAACTGGAAATATCATCTTGCTACTGTTTATTCCAAAAGGTTTAATCTAATTGCGAATGTCAAAATACTTTGGTTTTAGTTATAACCTTATTTGGGACTGTTGGCTTTTTTTAGCCcatgtgtacattttaaatctccATTGTTGACTGAGATACAATATCACCCAAGTGCACTCAAGTAACAATCTAAGGACCAAAGTTGGTTGTGGCCAGCTAAACGcatgtatgtataaatgtgaTGGGCATCTTCCAATGCAAGAGTTGTTCTCCTCGCTAAGTTTAGTTATGCTATGGTCAGTCATTGCTACCAAAATTATAAAGGCATTTTTGGGGAAAGTCTCTAATTCTGGGTAAGAGTAAATTGATACATGCTGGCTCATCTCTCTGCCAAGTTTTATTTCAAGGGGGAAACTTGAGTGCAACGTTGACTCGTCTGCTTTTTTTGGCCGTTAAGTTTCGTTTAGTTTTAACATCCGATACGATCTGATATATTGGGAGGCCTCCCAGCAGGGGAACTTATTCACCCCCTGTAAAGCGCGATTCGTTAAGTTTACGTAAGCAAACGATACTGGCGTATTTGGGTGGTTTCATACACAAGCGGTTACTTAGCAGAGTGCATTGCGGCGGGAGAAAACATGGCAGAGGGATGACTCAAAGTTTTTGAAAGCACCCGTTTTGGGTATAATATATGGTCTAGGCCTGGTGAGGATGACTGCAGCATGACTAAACCTTTTTGTGTAAAGTGTACCAGGTTGACACTATTGCTATGAAACAAACTGCACTGAGCTACACTGACAATAACACTTAAAATGGCATGGATTCAATTTCAGATTAGATTGGAAGGTTAACAAACTCGAGCACAAAGTGGCTGAACAAAAGACTTTAAGATTTTGATGTAGGTTTATTCCACATAACTGTATTGAGCTACTACTAGGTAATGACTGCTTAGACGTAtaggtttatttttctttgttaaagCAAACCATACACAACTACTAAGAACCTGAGTGAATTATCCAGACCAGTACAACTTTATTACCTCCCAGAATGACCTGAATTTTGACCACCATACGGTCGAGGCAGACGGCCGCATaccttgagcctggttctgctggaggtttcttccttcaaagggagtttttcctctccactgtcgcctagtgcttgctcaaggggattTGTTGGCGTTTCCCTATCAGTGTAAGAAATGGAATTTGACACCCTAATCCTGTCTTCTAATTTAGAAGGTGATTTGGCAATGTTTGTCACCACTCAGCTTCTCAAGTAATCGTGATTTAAAAACTTCCTACTATTGAACTgtctgtatataaataaatttgtatttGCCAACTTGTACTTTATATTTGGCTTTTCATTGTTACAGAAGATTTTAGAAATGACATTCTTGTACACTTGGGAGTTGATCTATGAAAGCTGGAATGCCCTGCCAGACATTTACTCCTAGTTTCATAAATACAAATCTGTAGACCTATTTATGCTATGTAGCATTACTCTGGCTTTAGATTTGTGTGTACTAGAAATTGTACCTTCTATTGCATCAAATGGCAATAGTCATACATAATTCAAATGAACATCACATGACTTTTTATATAAACTGATGCAACTTCTGTTTTCCTCTGCTTTGCAAATCCATTGTAAACAAAGTAATGTCTGGTTATATCCCAATTGAATAAACAATTTGTCTTTActggcagtttttcttttttcttccccttttagAGCACACAACTCAGCAATTCTGTTAAATCTGCTGACCTAAATGGTAAATCTGTTATCATACTCGGCTAGTCCTCTCATAACTAGTCATAGTCTAGCTTCTCTCCACCAATTTGTCTTTCAGACCACTTTTTCCCTGTTGGTATTCAACTATCCCGATTTTGTTTTACCTCATAACTGGAATCAGTAGCGTTACAGCCATTTCAGATAACAGCAGTGAATTTGGTTTTCAGACAGCAGCCTCAATTCACTAATTTGATGCCATCATTATCCTATTTCATCCAAAAACTATTACATGTCTGCCAGACACACCCCTTCCCAGGGTGACTTGTTTCTGAATTACAGACCCTTTTATGTATTGTCAGTCTTTGCAATTACACCTTAAATGTCATATGCAGGTCACCGCAATACAGGAAGTGCTGAATCAGAGCAAACTGTGCTTCCGGTTTTAAAAATGGGCCACTGGTTTTGAAGAGGAAATGTCATCCAATGCTGTGTGTGGTTAATTTGGACCTGATTTGGGAAGGTGCACCTCTAAAATGCTGTAACGGACAACTCACTGTATCAGAGCAAAAGCCACAAGGTCAAAGAACCTGCCTGCAGTGCTCAAACAATTTTGTCTCTGATCTTTTTGACAGGAAAAATGGGAGGCAACAGACTCGAATTGCAGGGAACAATCACACCTGCATCTCTAAGAGATTCAAACACAGGAGTAATTCCATCAATAGCCTCCTGTTTTAAGGGGTCCTGACATTTCTCGGCCTGTAAGGTCGACTTTTATCAAAACTGGCTCACAATTCTTtatttaacttacatttgtgttttgccCACAAAGTTTCAGGCTCACTGTTTAATGCTGGTACGGTCACTGCCTCTGTTTCtgataaagtgtgtgttttctctgctcaGGCATTAGTGTGTGCAGCATGCAGAAGAGAGGTGAAAGACTGTCTATACACACGAGCAGACCACGAAAACATCAGTTGATTCAGTCTCTAGTTGTTTCCAGtcatgcacagaagaacacTCTAACAAAATAACCTAAACTTTCCCATTTATCTGATTCTGACTTGGCCAGTGAGATGTGAGAAACAGCATTTGAGACATCAGACAATTTTGTTCCtcattcagagagacagacggTGCACATCTGTGATCAGACCAATATAAAACAATGcactgtacaatgtaaatcaccGTCTGACATGAACCCTGTGCTAATCAGAGACACCAAAGCACGTGAGACAGCTGcagcttccattcatacacaACAAAGAATCAGGACTGTACTTCAtcatggtgtgtgtttgcaaatctAAATTACTGAGCACTTGTATGTCCACTGATGTCGACATCAAACAAATTCCAAGTTTAATCATCAAATACGTCCTAATACAAAGTAGGTTGACGGGGCACAATTTTAATAACATGAAtgcatgtttgaaatgttgatCTTTACAATCAACACAAGACAATGGGTTAAATACTCTTTGGTAACTGTTTCTGGAAAAATGCAGTCATTTTAGGAGATATTGCAAATTCAGTTCCTTTTAACATTGACCTAGTTGCTCCACTGTCTAAAATGTCACCCCTTACTTTCAGAGTGTATTCAGGAAATGTATTCTCACTTTGACTATACTGAGTATATGTTTCTACAGGTGGTTTAAACTTGAATGAAACTCATCGTTCAAGCAAATTCACATTTATTGCAGCATGTGCAAGCTTGTTTGTGTCTAAGCAAGCATGTCCTCATTGCAGTGTGTGCATCACATCCCTCCTTTTGATCAGTCATCAGCAACCGTCCCTGAAGCACCAgcccttcctcctcctgtcagtTTGCCACTGGCGATGGTTTCTCACAATTTTTGGTCCATGTCCTCTGCAATGGCGATAAGGTCCAAATAATTCAGTCCAAATTTATCACATTCACCTTTGCCTACAGAGCCTCATCTTCTCAGACGCATAGGTTTCCCCTCTGACGTGTTTAGAATTGTAACGGTTGGCAGGTGCAGTTCACATTGGTCCCTCTCCTTCAGACTGAGTCTGAGCATGTATGGCATATCTCTGGACGTCCTCCAGTCTTGCACCTTCATCTATACCTATGCAGGTGTTGCGCACTCCCGCGGCAGTGTCGGGTAAAAGTCCTCATGAAGTGACTTGTGAGCTATGTTTCCCACGACCCTGGAAAATCACCCAAGTCCGTTGGATGTTCGATTCCACCGTGGGTATCACATTACTCAGACGATGTAGATAAAAGACAAGTCTCATTCTCATGTTGTTTGCAAGccattatttttatatgaattttCACTGggaactttattttaaattcttcaaCCAGATGGTTAACGGCTTCTGTGTATTGTGTTGTCTCCCTGCTCCCAATCTGAATTTTTACATCTGCAGTCGGCCTGTGGCAGCTTCGCCATGACTTTCTGCAGATCAGATGGTTTTGCCTTTGTCAAGTCGTCTCAGTTCAGCTGCTGTGGGTCTTAAATCTCTGCAGAACGTATAAAGTTCCTGAGCAAAAATGACACCAGAATCAGATGGATTAGGAAGGTCACATGATGGATCCAGATGAACTGGGCCATTAGGCTGCTTTTCTACTGACTCAGAACCACACAAAGAACCTTACAAATGTGACATTCAACAAGGTCACCTGGGTGTGTGTGATGTATTTAGAAGTAGAGTTCATCTACTTCTTTCTGCTAAAATTACATGCAACTAGACTGCTACTGCAAATATGGTCATCAGTAAACGGTTCCCAGACAGCATTTTTTTACTAACTAAACTATCTATGGTACAAAGTTTGTCTGACTTCCATGTAATAAAGATTTCATAGTTGTTTAACCTGTCACAGGAGAACAAATTAATGACCAcctcacaaccacacactgtATCATTACCCGAAGAGCTAAACCAAAACATAAACCAGAGTCTGAAATCATTTAATTGTCTTCATAAATGTGATGTACTAATAATTCCAGCTTTAGTTGATTAACATTAACCATCCTGTTTGATATATTTTCATGTTCTatagtgtgttgtgttttttctctcttcactttccactcaccccaaccggtcgaggcagatggccgcccaccctgagcctggttctgctggaggttttttctgttaaagggagtttttcctctccactgttgcctatggcttgttcaagggggaattgttgggttgcgtctacatacttgtgtagtctggactttaagtaaagtgccttgatgaatttttttgtgaattaaattgaaaataaaaataaagttgaattgaactagTGACTGACATCTGACCTTATTATACCCTCTAAGTTACTGGTCAAGGTTGTTGCATAAAATGCAAACTGCCTATTTGATGTGAAACCAATATAAGGGATCAGTGATGTCAGGCTGTTGCAGGTGTTGGAGTTATTACCCCTTCTTCGGTCTTTCATTTGTAAAACTGCAGCTTTGTTCAGAAACCTTCGAAACAGAAAGGGCTCAGAGGAAATGAACAGGCTTAACTGAAAAGCCATAATCATGGGTCTGCAGTAGAAACCGAATCTGAACTGTTGGGAGACAtgggcgccatcttgtgagaaaaccctgcatttctttttcattatggAGGCCGTGGTCTGACTTTCTGTAGTGATTGTGAAAAGCGTCACCACAGTGGGTCAGTGCTGCAGCTGTGGGAGGTCAGCACACATGCTGCTTTACCTTTGTCAGCATAACTTTAGCAGTTTAGCATTTCTGGCATAGAGCTACTAGGAAGCTGTTAATGTATTTATCATGACAACCCACAGATTGTTGATCAACCCTCAAAAGTCAGTTcaataaaacagaatttaaaaatgtactgtgcAATTAATCTTGGTGCATGTATGTGTGGCATGGTACCAATGAAGCCAAACAGAAGAGTGTGGGGGCCGGTTGCGCATGTGCATGTTTTGATCCACATCTATTAAAGtcttgaattaaaatgacaaaacagaaaatacagcaaaactCTTTATTGAAGcaccttttttaaatatgtttctttaaaaaactacTTCATAATCAAACATGCCTCAAATGGAACGGAACTGACTGAATACAGTTACTGATAACAGTAACAACATAAGGTCAAATAACAAcaagattaaataaaataataaaggctTCAGTGAAATTACAATAAGACAAATGTAACGTTTTGCAGTAGCTTACACTTCTAGTCTCTAACATTTTAATACAGATGGGACAAAAACAGACCAGAagtgcagcagtgttttctaaAGCAAATGTTTACAGCCTCTGGATCGACTATGGATTTTGCATCAACACTAGGACAATCGGTGAAGACAAAACAACTGACAATGTGTTAAATCTCTTGCGAATACATTTCGGTCAGTTTTATTGATCTTTAAATTCTCATTAAATCTTTGGCAAGCTACAAAAAAGCGTCTGCTAGAAATAGAGTTTGGAGGTCGTCTctcaaactgtctgtggcccttggacccaaaaagaacaattttactctcatcagtccacaaaatgttccatttctaaagcaataataaatatacaaaaaacctggattattctggttagttgCATTGTACTGCTATTTTGAACAACCCTGTATATGTCAGTATTTTATGACTTTTACCTCCTCATCATCCTGAAAATGTGGCTCACGTTTCACAAAAGctacagtttcattttaaaacatccaGTGAAGTTTGGCCTGTTTGTCACTGAGTGTGTTACTGCACACGGTCTCACATCATTTGCTGATTTGCTGGCAGAGACATGAAAAGCCGACAGGAACGATGAACAAACAGCCGTGTGTGAGTTTAGGGAAGAAATGACCTCGATCTTTTTTAGATCTGCTCTGAAAAACATCCAGTGTTTCATGCTGATTGGAGCTTTGCACTAGTTTGTGCAGGAATAAATCAAATGATGAACATTAGTCTGAATCTATTTGATCTTGACTCACAGCACAAAGTCATTGTCTTTGGTCTCTTGTTGCTTTTAGTTTAGTCTAGAAGTTGCAATTTGGCTGTTGATCAGCTGCTTCATCAGGAGGAGAAATGGCAGTTACATTTCCTGAGGATCACACAAACAATACCAACAATAACAAGAATCACACTAACAAAGAACACAATCGGCACCAGTTTAAGATGTCTGTGCTTGTCTCCTCCATGCTCATCAGCACCTGTAAAAAGAGAATAagatgtgaggtgtcaggtaggtgatgaatccatttcctcttcaaactcctgtcagacattatctactgcactttgatcccatcactcatagcagctgtttgctacaaagtctcatcagcaacatctttagaaaacaccaacatctgacctgtgatggttcactctcacatcaacaaccaggaagcagcttcacctctgatacacacacacacacacacacacacacacacacacacacacacacacacacacacacacacacacacacacacacacacacacacacacacacacacacacacacacacacacacacacacacacacacacacacacacacacacacacacacacacctgaattgACAACTGTCAGGTTGATGGTGGTGATGAGATGAGGTGGTGGTTTTGTCTTGTTGTTTCTAACAcgacactcatatgttccagtgtcATTGATGGTGACgttcttcagaatcacagaaacGTCTCCGTCCTTCATCTCTGGATCTCTCAGCTCCACTCGGTTCTTAAAAGATGGATGCTGGGGGGCTTCAAACATCTGCCCATGTCTCCAAACAAAGACGTCTTCCTTCAGGTCCTGTCTTGACCACAGTAACAGtttgatttctcctccactggGATCCAGACACTGAAGAGTAACATAATTTCCAGTCTTCACTGTGATCTGTTGTTGGtctgaacaaaaaccaaaaaatccagatcaaaacacaaagtgaacatCAGTGAAACAGTTGAGGTCAAACCTCTAAAGCCACAACTCTGATCAGTCCAGTTTGTTGAACAACTCCTGATCACCTGGACTTGTCAGTTTCACAAAACTGATGGATCCAGATAAACTAAACCATTAGGCTGTTTTTGTACAGACTCTGTGAAGACTCAGTTTTCCTTCAACTACCAATGAGTTGGTGTCAGTGACACCTGATAGTGTGGTCAAGTTCACTAAGGAGGAAGAAATTGCAGGATGTTTGATATGAGTGTGAACATCTGCTGCGCTCTACATTTTCATGCTCGACTTAACCTGATCAAAGGAAGCTCGTCAATAGTGACTTTGTGAAGCACAGCTATtgtttgtgatttaattttttttttcagcagcaagCAGCGACACAGTGAGAACCACAATCAAAGAACTTAACGAATGATATTCAACAAGGTGACCTGGGGCTGTGTGATGTTATACAGTGTGTACTCGTATACACACTTTAGCAGTACTGGCAGCTGTTTTTTGCAGGGTGTGGGTGCAGCTGTGTAGCAACAAACACATAGAAAAGAAAGTGACAGAACAGGAGGAGTTGCACGACACAGTAAACAAGATATTTCATCTACTTCTGAATAAATCAATCCACCTTAAATTTTAGTACAAATTTAAaccattgtttattttctttaacatgaTATAATCTTTACAGATGACTGGATCTTCAAGTGCTTCTACTTATGTCAACCTGCTCCAAAGCTAAAACAATAACAAGCATAATTTTCCATGTTCTCTGCACAGTACAAAATGTCAGATGGGTGTTGTGCagtaaaaagtacaacaaaTATTAACTGTCATGAGCATAAATTATGTATAGAAATTTACCATAGATCTGTATTTGCAGCAACTACAGTATATGATCAAATGCAGTAAATAACAATCCAGCCACTGTGATCACTGACAGACCTTACACAGTGATAACAGCCACTGTTCTCACCTGTAGATGCCCCAATAAAGATCCACAGACATGTGAAAACGGCCAAAGATGTTGATAAAGCCATGATTACAGCAGCTGCTGTCTGGACTGAGGGTAAACCGATGTTTCTGGTGACGCTGcactaaaacagttttttattagGAAGTAAAGGAGGAGGCAGTGGAGGTGTGGATCTTTTCCAAGATTCCCGTGAGTCTGCATCGCAGCTTTCAGATTGTTAAAGTTGTTTCACAACATGGAAACTCCCCCCACACAACCTGGacacagaaagtgaaagtaTTTAAGCAGTGCCTGGTTTTGGTTTTTCCGTTTTGTCTGCCGCCCTCAGATAATTTGTCTTTCACTTCAGTTAAGTACCTCTTTGTGTTAGTCGATCAGTcccaacaaaatacatttgtttgtgtttgtaatgtgacaaaatgtggaaaattataAGAAATTTGCgaacttttgcaaggcactgatGGATGGATAGTGAGACTGATTAATAGAAATAATCCAGGCTCTGTTTACTGCTCTCAACCATAACTATAAATTTATTAAACGGCTTCAGCAGAAAGCTACTTAAGTTCTACGTGGCACAGATCCATCCATTTATCTGTAACACATTATCCTGTTTAAGCTTGtactgtgggaagaaacccacacaagcagaACATGCAAATTCTCTACAGACAGTGCTGCCCTTGTCTTGCaccagtaaaatataaatggatATTTAGGGTCACCAGAAATACTGTAACAAGGCCAAAACAGATGATTTGCTGCAGAGCAGAGCATAGAAGGCGCAtgacaaaactgaacaaaatttctaatgatgaaatgcacttaaatctcttaaaaaaaaataaaaataaaaaaaatcctttctgctctcttgcacttgtatctcgtgaactgtgaacacttttctgataggactttgctttgatgttttctccttgacttagatttttgctgccttgtacctcacttgtaagtcgcattggataaaagcgtctgctaaatgtaaatgtaattaaaatatgtacCTTTTCTttgcttatgttttatttttgcatctttGATAAAACATGGAG harbors:
- the LOC137137003 gene encoding V-set domain containing T-cell activation inhibitor 1-like isoform X2, with the translated sequence MKDRDVSVILNNVTINDTGTYECRVRNSSTKPPQLLNTTRLTVTTLDQQQNTVKTGDNVTLQCLDHRGGDIELLEWRRQNLKEAAFVWKHGKMSDDNQHPSFKNRVELRDPEMKDGDVSVILKNVTIKDTGTYECYVRNSNTKPPQLLNTTKLTVTALDQQQITVKTGNYVTLQCLDPSGGEIKLLLWSRQDLKEDVFVWRHGQMFEAPQHPSFKNRVELRDPEMKDGDVSVILKNVTINDTGTYECRVRNNKTKPPPHLITTINLTVVNSGADEHGGDKHRHLKLVPIVFFVSVILVIVGIVCVILRKCNCHFSS